Proteins from a genomic interval of Microaerobacter geothermalis:
- the pdxR gene encoding MocR-like pyridoxine biosynthesis transcription factor PdxR — MKNTIFTFEDNSPKYKQIYEKFKSFIEQGDLKANELLPSIRQLADSLHVSRNTTLMAYEQLVAEGYIRGESRKGYFVNELEPLLFQEAHSSSHHKQTEPVPPVRIDFRADVVDQSHFPLKTWRRISNQVLTVKDSFRYGEPFGELCLREQIAAYLLQSRGVRTDPNAIIIGSSTQQMLVYLGHILKDEFQSIIVEDPGYDGAREAFQFHRFMFESLPVYETGADLSQLEQMKSRLIYVTPSHHSPLGVSMSIQQRQMLIHWANKMEGYIIEDDYDSEFRYTQQPFPALASIDSARVIYLGNFSKSFLPGIRLSYMVLPQPLLNRYKNQFLRFESTTSILSQLTMAKFMEDGEWNRHIKRMRLVYKRKMQHLVSELRKQFEQNISIIGEQSGLYLLAKVHLKRSEEWLIQQASLHGVKVYPTSLYFIKNHTDKPIIKLGFSNLSCDEIQLGVKLLKKAWL; from the coding sequence TTGAACAAGGCGACTTAAAGGCGAATGAGCTCTTGCCCTCCATTCGTCAACTTGCAGATTCCTTACATGTAAGCCGTAATACAACATTAATGGCATATGAACAACTTGTTGCTGAAGGGTATATTCGTGGAGAGAGCCGAAAAGGTTATTTTGTAAATGAGTTAGAACCCCTTTTATTTCAAGAAGCTCACAGCTCTTCTCATCACAAGCAAACAGAGCCGGTACCACCTGTTCGCATTGATTTCCGCGCAGACGTGGTCGATCAATCGCATTTCCCTTTAAAAACGTGGAGGAGGATCTCGAATCAGGTATTAACAGTAAAGGACAGCTTTCGATACGGGGAACCTTTTGGCGAATTGTGCCTACGCGAACAAATCGCAGCATATTTACTCCAGTCTCGTGGGGTGAGAACAGATCCAAATGCAATCATTATCGGAAGTAGTACCCAACAAATGCTTGTATACCTTGGGCATATACTGAAGGATGAGTTCCAGAGTATTATAGTTGAAGACCCTGGTTACGACGGTGCTAGGGAAGCTTTTCAATTCCATCGTTTTATGTTTGAATCTTTGCCGGTTTATGAAACAGGTGCTGATCTTTCACAATTAGAACAAATGAAATCACGATTAATCTATGTAACCCCTTCCCATCACAGTCCATTGGGGGTAAGCATGTCCATTCAACAACGTCAAATGCTTATTCATTGGGCTAACAAGATGGAAGGATATATTATCGAAGACGATTATGATAGTGAATTTCGCTATACACAACAACCATTTCCAGCTCTCGCTTCCATAGATTCAGCAAGAGTCATTTATCTAGGGAATTTCTCAAAGTCCTTTCTTCCAGGAATTCGCTTAAGCTATATGGTGTTGCCACAGCCACTTTTAAACCGTTATAAAAATCAATTTCTTCGTTTCGAAAGTACCACTTCAATTCTTAGCCAACTCACAATGGCTAAATTTATGGAAGATGGAGAGTGGAATCGCCATATTAAGCGTATGCGTCTTGTTTATAAACGAAAAATGCAGCACTTAGTATCAGAATTAAGAAAGCAATTCGAGCAAAATATATCCATTATTGGCGAGCAGTCTGGTTTGTACTTATTAGCCAAAGTACATTTGAAGCGTTCAGAAGAATGGCTAATTCAACAAGCTTCTCTTCATGGTGTTAAAGTTTACCCTACCTCACTCTACTTCATTAAAAATCATACCGATAAACCAATTATTAAACTTGGTTTTAGTAATCTTTCTTGTGATGAAATCCAGCTTGGTGTGAAGCTCTTAAAAAAGGCATGGTTATAA
- a CDS encoding VOC family protein → MKIIVTSIFVQDQDKALEFYTETLGFVKKHDVPVGEFRWITLVSPDEQDGTELLLEPNDHPAAKEYQKKIFADGIPATMFGVADINKEYKRLLENGVNFTMEPTKMGELTIAVFDDTCGNLIQIVQK, encoded by the coding sequence ATGAAAATCATTGTTACCAGTATATTCGTTCAAGATCAAGACAAGGCATTGGAGTTTTATACAGAAACGCTGGGCTTTGTAAAAAAGCATGACGTTCCCGTCGGAGAATTTAGGTGGATAACGCTTGTTTCTCCCGATGAGCAAGACGGTACCGAGCTTTTACTCGAACCGAATGACCATCCTGCCGCCAAAGAGTATCAAAAGAAGATATTTGCCGATGGCATCCCAGCAACAATGTTTGGCGTTGCAGATATTAATAAAGAGTACAAACGATTATTGGAAAACGGCGTGAATTTTACTATGGAGCCGACAAAAATGGGCGAACTCACAATAGCTGTCTTCGACGATACATGCGGCAACCTTATTCAGATTGTGCAGAAGTAA
- a CDS encoding ArsR/SmtB family transcription factor, whose product MNWDKDAIFKALGDSTRRLILDELSERNEMTLYELTVRLIMKHDLTISRQAIAKHLSALEDAGLVKSEKKGKYRVVIFNNEPLKNLLKGWIE is encoded by the coding sequence ATGAATTGGGACAAAGACGCTATATTCAAAGCACTTGGCGACTCGACTCGGCGGCTTATATTAGACGAACTATCCGAACGCAACGAGATGACGTTGTATGAACTTACGGTACGTCTCATTATGAAGCACGACCTTACCATTTCGCGACAGGCGATAGCTAAACATCTTTCTGCATTGGAAGATGCAGGGCTCGTAAAATCAGAAAAAAAGGGAAAATATCGAGTGGTTATATTCAATAACGAACCACTTAAAAATTTGCTGAAAGGATGGATAGAGTAA
- a CDS encoding preprotein translocase subunit TatA: MIHPVRECIAKIGLSQNSFAVLNAISVQRLRDCLYGYTESIPKKIVSILVQQGYDEQEVQQQYKQWRKWKAEQEFLNSPAAHEGRGA; the protein is encoded by the coding sequence ATGATACATCCTGTCAGAGAATGTATAGCGAAAATTGGATTGTCTCAGAATTCGTTTGCTGTATTGAATGCCATCTCAGTTCAGAGACTACGGGATTGCCTGTATGGTTACACCGAATCCATTCCGAAAAAAATCGTTAGTATTTTGGTTCAGCAGGGCTATGATGAACAAGAAGTACAACAGCAGTATAAACAATGGCGTAAATGGAAAGCTGAACAGGAGTTTCTTAACTCCCCCGCCGCTCATGAAGGGAGGGGGGCATGA